Proteins encoded in a region of the Zea mays cultivar B73 chromosome 2, Zm-B73-REFERENCE-NAM-5.0, whole genome shotgun sequence genome:
- the LOC100281524 gene encoding MA3 DOMAIN-CONTAINING TRANSLATION REGULATORY FACTOR 1 (The RefSeq protein has 1 substitution compared to this genomic sequence) produces the protein MAAEEGAMSPTRMLAEGHLRVATGGGAPADGGIAVRHLPHHHPTKKDNVGGKTEKDNHEGVNSLLSEELEKLANGNSKIPGTLDEYRKLVVPIIEEYFSTGDVELAASELKCLGSDQFHHYFVKKLISMAMDRHDKEKEMASILLSSLYADLLSSYRISEGFMMLLESTEDLTVDIPDATDVLAVFIARAIVDEILPPVFLTRARALLPEFSKGIQVLQVVEKSYLSAPHHAELVERKWGGSTHSIVEEAKSKIKNILREYIENEDIDEAFRCIRELSLPFFHHEVVKRALTFGIENVSSQPSILKLLKEAAASCLISPNQISKGFSRLAEGVDDLSLDIPSAKVLFDKLVSTAISEGWLDASFGKSAAPDEEIQSTSVVKVKRFKEECGHIIHEYFLSDDVPELIRSLEELSAPEFNPIFLKKLVTLAMDRKSREKEMASVLLSSLRLELFSTDDIIEGFVMLLQSAEDTALDIVDAPSELALFLARAVIDEVLIPLNLDEISIKLRPNSSGSQTVQMARALLSARHSGERILRCWGGGTGWAVEDTKDKITKLLEEYNTGGDLGEACRCIRDLGMPFFNHEVVKKALVMAMEKQNDTSILVLLQECFGEGLITINQMTKGFARVKEGLDDLILDIPNAQEKFGEYVELATERGWLLPTFASVP, from the exons ATGGCGGCGGAGGAGGGGGCCATGTCGCCGACGAGGATGCTTGCGGAGGGGCACCTGCGGGTGGCCACCGGCGGGGGCGCGCCGGCGGACGGCGGGATCGCCGTCAGACACCTCCCGCACCATCACCCCACTAAGAAAG ACAATGTTGGTGGGAAAACTGAAAAAGACAATCATGAAGGTGTAAATTCTTTACTATCTGAGGAGTTGGAAAAACTAGCTAATGGGAATAGCAAG ATTCCTGGTACATTAGATGAGTATAGAAAGCTTGTCGTTCCAATAATTGAGGAGTATTTTAGTACAGGAGATGTGGAATTGGCAGCTTCTGAGCTGAAGTGTCTTGGATCTGATCAGTTTCATCATTACTTTgtgaagaagcttatatctatgGCAATGGATCGCCATGACAAAGAAAAAGAAATGGCATCGATTCTGTTATCATCTTTGTATGCTGATCTACTGAGCTCCTACAGGATCAGTGAAGGTTTTATGATGCTTCTGGAGTCTACAGAAGATCTAACTGTTGATATACCGGATGCTACTGATGTATTGGCAGTTTTTATTGCACGGGCTATTGTTGATGAAATTTTGCCTCCTGTTTTCCTCACTCGAGCTAGGGCACTACTTCCAGAATTTTCCAAGGGCATTCAAGTTCTGCAGGTTGTTGAAAAGAGCTATTTGTCAGCTCCCCACCATGCAGAATTAGTTGAACGCAAATGGGGTGGAAGCACACACTCTACTGTAGAAGAAGCAAAAAGTAAGATTAAGAATATTCTAAGAGAATATATTGAGAATGAAGACATAGATGAAGCCTTTAGGTGTATAAGAGAGCTCAGCCTTCCATTTTTCCATCATGAGGTTGTGAAGCGTGCTCTCACCTTTGGTATAGAGAACGTATCCTCGCAACCATCAATCCTTAAGTTATTGAAGGAGGCAGCTGCAAGTTGCTTGATCAGTCCTAATCAAATCTCAAAGGGTTTTTCTAGACTAGCTGAGGGTGTTGACGACTTGAGTCTTGATATTCCTTCTGCTAAAGTTCTTTTTGACAAGCTGGTTTCAACAGCTATATCTGAAGGATGGCTTGATGCTTCTTTTGGTAAATCAGCTGCCCCTGATGAAGAGATACAAAGTACAAGCGTTGTAAAGGTGAAGCGTTTTAAAGAAGAATGTGGCCACATAATTCATGAGTATTTTCTCTCAGATGATGTCCCAGAACTTATTCGAAGCCTTGAAGAGCTTTCTGCTCCAGAATTCAATCCCATTTTCCTCAAGAAGCTTGTGACGCTTGCTATGGATAGAAAGAGCAGAGAGAAGGAGATGGCCTCAGTACTCCTTTCTTCATTGAGATTAGAATTGTTTTCAACTGATGACATCATTGAGGGTTTTGTAATGCTCTTGCAGTCAGCAGAAGACACTGCACTCGACATTGTGGATGCTCCTAGTGAACTTGCTCTCTTCCTAGCTAGGGCAGTGATTGATGAAGTATTAATTCCGCTCAATTTGGATGAAATCAGCATTAAGCTTCGGCCGAACAGCAGTGGCAGCCAAACTGTCCAGATGGCGCGTGCTCTACTGTCAGCTCGCCATTCTGGTGAGCGGATACTGCGGTGCTGGGGCGGTGGCACTGGATGGGCTGTGGAAGATACTAAGGACAAGATCACTAAGCTATTGGAGGAatacaacactggtggtgacctaGGAGAAGCCTGCAGATGCATCCGTGATCTTGGGATGCCCTTCTTCAACCATGAGGTGGTAAAGAAGGCACTGGTCATGGCGATGGAGAAGCAGAATGACACCAGCATCTTGGTCCTGCTGCAGGAGTGTTTCGGCGAGGGGCTCATAACCATCAACCAGATGACCAAAGGCTTTGCCCGTGTCAAGGAAGGCCTTGATGATCTGATCCTCGACATCCCAAATGCCCAGGAGAAGTTTGGAGAGTATGTGGAGCTGGCAACAGAGCGCGGCTGGCTGCTGCCGACCTTCGCCTCCGTTCCCTGA
- the LOC100193108 gene encoding protein STICHEL-like 2 isoform X1 produces the protein MMDMRRHSVSVDAPLSRTLVQLKRVRSLRDPATNSMSKYASPSDHMIWETASSNGVTPELGRSAHHHLVGEDEDVGAEPTTMGSERSFRGPSARTASYRKSSAVRIRGLNPPRSKQVHRVRQDGHRKSLDSNHSNHSSIRQLADNMVSNVDADKEEGEVNSYERPKLAMPDKSDEEVKMPGCSKSRSKSSAAMSRVGSPCMSASEARSVGSRRSTLGHGTEDTRLRSNDVVGSNFSGCGISYCWSGASKYRELYSDSDGPDQPLLSTDGIEAAFQGNVPYTETLRCLSQKFRPRSFSELIGLNVVAQSLLYSTCKGKVAPMYLFHGPRGTGKTSTARIFAAALNCVSLEEQRPCGFCKECVILFSGKSRDVKELDAAKMDRLGRVKALLKSASLVPYSSRFKVFIVDECHLLREDAWSAILKSLDEPYRHTVYIMITSDIESLPRASITHCQKFHFPKIKVADIVYRLERICIEEGLEFDHDGLYFIAAKSNGSLRDSEIMLDQLSLLGKKVTISLVHELVGSVSDDELIELLDLALSSDTTNTVRRARELMGSAIDPLQLVSQLANLIMDILSGRCQSAVTEVSKSFLGRYALSEVGIKKLRHALKILSETEKQLRTSRNQATWVTVALLQFSTNEPNPVAETNDMHAHSVTGYTDDWVSKVHSSANFCQACNSSKSNCSERHCRRLKLENIWRRAIGKCRSRSAKSFLRKEGFLSSVHVTEELAIAEVGFEHPDHLSRAEKMQSLIESSLQHVLGCNVEIRFKLVPCPVSKDARLKRQPFSFLNCSGRKQELSDSVVTDEDEAARGPGARETPLKGYTSSQQESPYTMRRVDSKPTTVHGCEDDARSTLTSSRSTADDLTRTCRSETGYPKGVREQGRSDGTQQEPDLQPNCFSRTLKLQKKLLSSGAAHTICLRVQPHNKMDFLPKKEFDTYFCAYEPYEQCPRSDSRATYSSRDDDLWSKNSRFGSNLLCWRAPKQSM, from the exons ATGATGGACATGAGGCGCCACTCTGTGTCTGTGGATGCCCCACTGTCAAGAACCTTGGTGCAGCTCAAGCGAGTGAGGTCGCTGCGGGATCCAGCGACAAACTCGATGAGCAAGTACGCGTCTCCTTCCGATCACATGATCTGGGAGACTGCTTCTAGCAATGGGGTGACTCCGGAGCTTGGCAGGTCAGCACACCATCACCTGGTTGGGGAAGACGAAGATGTGGGAGCTGAGCCTACTACAATGGGGTCAGAGCGGAGTTTCCGGGGACCAAGCGCAAGGACTGCAtcgtataggaaatcttctgctGTCAGGATCAGAGGACTGAACCCACCAAGAAGCAAGCAGGTTCACCGTGTCCGCCAAGACGGCCACCGCAAGTCATTGGATTCTAACCACTCAAACCATAGCTCTATCCGTCAATTGGCAGACAATATGGTCAGCAATGTGGATGCAGATAAGGAAGAGGGGGAAGTGAATTCCTATGAAAGACCAAAACTTGCAATGCCAGATAAGTCTGACGAAGAGGTGAAAATGCCAGGCTGCTCCAAATCCAGGAGCAAGTCTTCTGCTGCAATGAGCCGTGTTGGGAGCCCCTGCATGTCAGCCAGTGAGGCACGCTCAGTTGGGTCAAGAAGAAGCACTTTGGGGCATGGAACCGAGGATACACGACTGAGGTCAAATGATGTCGTGGGATCCAATTTCAGTGGCTGTGGTATAAGCTACTGCTGGTCAGGAGCGTCAAAGTACCGGGAGCTTTATTCTGACAGCGATGGTCCAGACCAACCTCTCTTATCCACAGATGGGATTGAGGCAGCATTCCAAGGCAATGTACCATACACTGAGACACTGAGGTGTCTAAGCCAGAAGTTCCGCCCTCGTTCCTTCAGTGAACTGATTGGCCTAAATGTCGTTGCCCAGTCCCTCCTATATTCCACTTGCAAAGGAAAAGTTGCTCCAATGTACTTGTTCCATGGCCCCCGGGGTACAGGCAAGACATCCACGGCAAGGATTTTTGCCGCGGCACTGAACTGTGTATCTCTTGAGGAGCAAAGGCCGTGTGGGTTCTGTAAAGAGTGTGTCATTCTTTTCTCTGGGAAGAGCAGAGATGTGAAAGAGCTTGACGCTGCGAAAATGGATCGTCTAGGCCGAGTGAAGGCACTTCTCAAGAGCGCATCGCTCGTGCCATACTCCTCGCGCTTCAAGGTCTTCATAGTAGATGAGTGCCACCTCTTGCGAGAAGATGCATGGTCAGCAATACTGAAGAGCCTTGACGAGCCATACCGGCACACGGTGTACATTATGATCACTTCTGACATAGAAAGCCTGCCTCGCGCTTCCATCACACATTGTCAGAAGTTCCATTTTCCAAAGATAAAGGTGGCGGATATTGTCTACAGGTTGGAGAGGATCTGTATAGAAGAAGGATTGGAATTTGACCATGATGGGTTGTACTTCATTGCTGCAAAGTCTAATGGTTCTCTTAGAGATTCAGAAATAATGCTTGATCAACTCAGTTTGCTTGGGAAGAAGGTCACAATTTCTCTTGTGCATGAACTT GTAGGATCTGTGTCTGATGATGAGTTGATTGAATTGCTTGATCTAGCGTTGTCATCCGACACAACCAATACCGTAAGACGAGCTCGAGAACTTATGGGGTCAGCAATCGATCCTCTGCAGCTGGTGTCTCAGTTGGCCAACCTTATTATGGACATTCTCTCAGGGAGATGTCAATCTGCAGTCACGGAAGTCAGCAAAAGTTTCTTGGGTAGATATGCAT TATCAGAGGTTGGAATAAAGAAACTAAGACATGCACTGAAGATACTATCAGAAACTGAAAAACAATTGAGAACATCAAGGAATCAGGCTACTTGGGTTACAGTTGCGCTTTTGCAGTTTAGCACCAATGAACCTAACCCTGTTGCTGAAACAAATGATATGCATGCACATTCAGTAACTGGATATACAG ATGACTGGGTTTCCAAGGTGCACTCAAGTGCCAATTTTTGCCAGGCATGTAACAGCAGCAAGTCCAACTGTTCTGAGAGACACTGTAGGCGGCTTAAGCTCGAGAACATATGGAGGAGAGCCATTGGAAAGTGTCGATCTAGGTCAGCTAAAAGTTTCCTCAGGAAAGAAGGCTTCTTATCGTCGGTTCACGTCACCGAAG AGCTGGCCATAGCAGAAGTTGGTTTTGAACACCCAGATCACCTGTCAAGAGCGGAGAAAATGCAAAGCCTAATAGAATCCTCTTTGCAACACGTTCTTGGGTGCAATGTGGAGATCAGATTCAAACTCGTGCCATGCCCAGTGAGCAAAGATGCTAGGTTGAAGAGACAGCCGTTCAGCTTTCTCAACTGCTCTGGCCGGAAGCAAGAGCTGTCAGATTCAGTCGTGACTGATGAAGACGAAGCTGCGAGGGGGCCTGGAGCAAGAGAGACACCGCTTAAAGGCTACACCTCTAGCCAGCAGGAATCACCATACACCATGCGACGTGTCGATTCGAAACCAACAACGGTCCACGGTTGCGAGGATGACGCCCGGAGTACCTTGACGTCAAGCAGATCCACGGCAGATGACCTGACAAGGACGTGCAGGTCGGAGACTGGCTACCCAAAGGGTGTGCGTGAGCAGGGCCGCTCTGATGGCACGCAGCAGGAGCCTGACCTACAGCCGAACTGCTTCTCGCGAACGCTCAAGCttcagaagaagctgctgtctTCTGGCGCAGCGCACACCATCTGTCTGAGGGTCCAGCCACATAACAAGATGGATTTCCTGCCTAAGAAAGAGTTCGATACGTACTTCTGCGCGTATGAGCCCTACGAGCAGTGTCCAAGATCAGATTCAAGAGCTACTTACAGTTCAAGAGACGATGACTT GTGGAGCAAGAATTCACGCTTTGGCTCGAATCTACTCTGCTGGAGAGCCCCAAAACAGTCCATGTAA